A stretch of Fundicoccus culcitae DNA encodes these proteins:
- a CDS encoding L-lactate dehydrogenase → MESRKHSSKNKIIIIGDGAVGSSFAFTLVTQDIGREIGIIDIDTNKTIGDALDLSSALAFTNPKHIYSANYNDCHDADIVVITAGAAQKPGETRLDLVNKNLRIFKDIVSKVVDSGFDGIFLIATNPVDILTYATWKFSGFPKERVIGSGTSLDTARFRQEIAQIVNVDARNVHSYILGEHGDTEFPVWSHANIGGLQIYEWIKDNPGTDEEALVNIFFKVRDLAYEIIDKKGATYYGIAVALARICHAILADTQSIFPLSVYLDGQYGEEDIYIGAPAVVGRNGIEAVIEIPLNEQEQAKMHHSAQTLKQVLNSGMASLEA, encoded by the coding sequence ATGGAAAGCAGAAAGCACAGTTCCAAAAACAAAATCATCATCATCGGAGATGGTGCAGTTGGGTCAAGTTTTGCATTCACTTTAGTCACACAGGATATTGGTCGCGAAATAGGAATCATCGATATCGATACAAATAAAACCATTGGGGATGCTTTAGATTTATCTTCAGCGCTAGCTTTTACAAATCCTAAACATATTTATTCAGCTAATTACAATGACTGCCATGATGCAGATATTGTTGTCATTACTGCTGGTGCCGCACAAAAACCAGGTGAAACACGTCTAGATTTAGTTAATAAGAACCTACGTATTTTTAAAGATATCGTCTCAAAGGTAGTTGATTCTGGTTTCGATGGTATTTTCTTAATTGCAACCAATCCAGTAGATATTTTAACCTATGCTACATGGAAATTTAGCGGTTTTCCAAAGGAACGCGTTATTGGTTCAGGAACATCTTTAGATACCGCTCGCTTCCGTCAAGAAATTGCTCAAATAGTCAACGTGGATGCTCGAAATGTTCACTCCTACATTTTAGGCGAACACGGAGACACAGAATTTCCCGTTTGGTCACACGCTAATATTGGTGGCTTACAAATTTATGAATGGATTAAAGACAATCCCGGAACGGACGAAGAAGCCTTAGTCAATATTTTCTTTAAGGTTAGAGACTTAGCCTATGAAATCATTGATAAAAAAGGGGCAACCTATTATGGTATAGCTGTTGCTTTAGCCCGTATTTGCCACGCTATCTTAGCTGATACACAATCCATTTTTCCTCTATCAGTCTATCTTGACGGGCAATATGGTGAAGAAGATATCTATATCGGCGCACCTGCTGTCGTAGGCCGTAATGGTATCGAAGCTGTAATTGAAATTCCGCTAAATGAGCAAGAACAAGCTAAAATGCATCACTCCGCACAAACGCTCAAACAAGTTTTAAATTCAGGTATGGCTAGTCTTGAAGCATAA
- a CDS encoding TatD family hydrolase produces MKLFDTHTHLNADQFDGIEDQIIQQAVDNDVHYMAVVGFDYPTIQKTLAYSRDDKNIISVVGCHPTESNQFDANFERQLHTWLELPNVYMLGEIGLDYYWDTAPKDVQERAFRRQINIAKEHNLPITIHNRDATQDVYRILKDEGVPQAGGIMHSFGEGPKEVERFLDLGMHISFSGVLTFKKSDHVRQAAKLVPLDKLLIETDAPYLAPEPKRGKRNEPAYVRYVAERLAQVKELTLEELANITTTNAFNLFNWHPEQD; encoded by the coding sequence GTGAAGTTATTTGATACACACACACATTTAAATGCCGATCAATTTGATGGTATTGAAGATCAAATTATCCAACAAGCCGTGGATAACGACGTTCATTATATGGCCGTGGTTGGTTTTGACTATCCAACCATACAAAAGACCTTAGCTTATAGCCGGGATGACAAAAATATAATTAGTGTCGTCGGCTGTCATCCCACAGAATCCAATCAGTTTGATGCCAACTTTGAAAGACAATTACATACGTGGCTTGAACTACCTAACGTCTATATGTTAGGTGAAATTGGCCTGGATTATTATTGGGATACGGCTCCAAAAGACGTTCAAGAACGTGCCTTCCGCCGGCAAATTAATATCGCTAAAGAACACAATTTACCCATCACTATCCATAATCGCGATGCAACCCAAGATGTCTATCGTATTTTAAAAGATGAAGGTGTCCCTCAAGCCGGTGGTATTATGCATAGTTTTGGTGAAGGACCCAAAGAAGTTGAGCGCTTTTTAGATTTAGGTATGCATATTTCTTTTTCGGGTGTTTTAACTTTTAAGAAAAGTGATCATGTTAGACAGGCAGCGAAGTTAGTTCCCTTGGATAAATTGTTAATCGAAACAGATGCCCCCTACCTAGCGCCTGAACCCAAGCGTGGCAAACGTAATGAACCTGCCTATGTACGCTATGTCGCTGAACGCTTAGCACAAGTTAAGGAATTAACCCTAGAAGAGCTTGCTAACATCACAACAACTAATGCCTTTAATCTATTTAACTGGCATCCAGAACAGGACTAA
- the rnmV gene encoding ribonuclease M5 translates to MEKNQIHIPREVIVVEGRDDSKRLMEVFGPKVKLIETGGSAINAATLERIKQAAEQFGVIVFTDPDVQGQRIRQIITQNVPTAKQAYLSRQDARGKSYVGSLGVEHASKESILKALEELATPASENLQRELSTQELMQLGLTNHPLAGVRRKAVAERFHLGHVNAKQLQKQLALYQVDYAELFEFIEELNHKSE, encoded by the coding sequence ATGGAAAAAAATCAAATACATATCCCCAGAGAAGTGATTGTCGTTGAAGGGCGTGATGACAGCAAGCGCTTGATGGAAGTTTTCGGACCTAAAGTAAAACTGATTGAAACAGGTGGTTCTGCTATTAATGCCGCCACCCTTGAACGAATCAAGCAAGCAGCTGAACAATTTGGTGTCATCGTCTTTACGGATCCAGATGTGCAGGGACAGCGTATTCGACAAATCATTACACAAAATGTCCCAACAGCTAAACAAGCCTACTTAAGTCGACAAGATGCGCGTGGGAAGTCGTATGTAGGTAGTTTAGGGGTAGAGCATGCTAGTAAGGAAAGTATTCTTAAAGCTTTAGAAGAGCTTGCAACCCCAGCTAGCGAAAACCTACAAAGAGAATTATCAACCCAAGAGCTTATGCAATTAGGCTTGACCAACCATCCTTTAGCAGGTGTAAGGCGTAAGGCTGTCGCTGAGCGATTTCATTTAGGGCATGTTAATGCAAAGCAACTTCAAAAGCAATTAGCTTTGTATCAAGTGGATTATGCGGAATTGTTTGAATTTATAGAGGAGTTGAATCATAAGAGTGAATGA
- the mfd gene encoding transcription-repair coupling factor — MESLYHSPFKKTVASLNQHMQNQQAQLVTGLDGSARAVLLAQLFEADPKQFIIVVPIPMVLVQLYEDLLNLLPEVPVLVFPAEESPTVEFSVASYDNQAKRIEVLETLDTGKPCIVLTSVAGVRKRLTSFQTWRKEVVELSIGFEIEREPLEAKLNLFGYKRQTMVQSPGEYSVRGSIVDFYPLNTEHPVRLDFFDTELDSIRLFNSETQQSMENIDRIKLTPIKDLIFPIEEQQSLLPELHKQLNKKLTTINDEGIKLAVERGMTEQLALLEQGEPLKYPDVYVTLLKYKDHSIIDYAQGELCLVMIEFDKIQQQERLLADEDQFWLEHETSLGLLMPGMDLRHHAVDLLRNAPFPKIYMSTIQRGFAYITFTELYHYQYRSMNQFFNQMPLVKTEIDHWLRQDKIIQVVVPTHQRATKVQQLFEENQILHVTIQSNNKPTLGYVNIIVGQLTNGFELPLEKWVVLTEKELFNQIKRKAPKQQKLTNAERIKSYSELEVGDFVVHVNHGIGKYTGMETMEINGVHRDLLAVEYQDNSRLLIPVDQIHLIQKYVTSESRTPKLNKLGGTEWAKTKRKVASKIEDIADELIELYAKRESEKGFAFSADTAEQVEFENAFEYVETEDQLKSTAEIKKDMEKARPMDRLLVGDVGYGKTEVAMRAIFKAVMDGKQVAFLVPTTILAQQHYNTIIQRFADYPFEIGLLSRFVSRANQNKTIEDLASGLCNIVIGTHRLLSKDVVFQDLGLLIVDEEQRFGVKHKERLKQLKQSVDVLTLTATPIPRTLHMSMIGVRDLSLIETPPNNRYPVQTYVLERNEVAIKSAIEREMARGGQVFYLYNRVATIEQRAMELHDLVPEARIAVAHGQMNELELETVLMEFIQGNYDVLVTTTIIETGVDIPNANTLFIENADHMGLSTLYQLRGRVGRTHRIAFAYLMYEPDKQLSEVSEKRLKSIREFTELGSGFKIAMRDLSIRGAGNLLGKQQSGFIDSIGFDLYSQMLKEAVDIKRGNKRVDQTYKGHHLEWDVAFDAYLPSFYIEDERQKIALYKSIQNIDSVEAYRDIQEQLIDRFGEFPDEVANLLEVALIRYYAQEAGISMIKQQGVWVKVTFTPEASQFFVGPNVYEALQDIPTKVKVDWDSELLTVQFLIQGKAVDQWLNYLKKFAQQANELINQTKESEVSP, encoded by the coding sequence GTGGAGAGTTTATATCATTCCCCCTTTAAAAAGACAGTTGCATCATTAAATCAACACATGCAAAATCAACAAGCTCAATTAGTCACGGGCTTGGATGGGAGTGCACGTGCTGTTTTGCTTGCTCAATTGTTTGAAGCGGATCCTAAGCAATTCATTATCGTTGTTCCAATACCTATGGTTTTGGTTCAATTATATGAAGATTTACTGAACTTATTACCTGAAGTTCCAGTATTAGTTTTTCCAGCTGAGGAATCGCCGACCGTTGAGTTTTCAGTCGCTTCGTATGACAATCAAGCCAAAAGAATTGAAGTTTTAGAAACGCTTGATACAGGTAAACCTTGTATTGTTTTAACCTCTGTGGCTGGGGTAAGGAAGCGTCTGACTTCTTTTCAAACATGGCGCAAGGAAGTGGTTGAACTATCGATAGGTTTTGAGATAGAGCGAGAGCCATTAGAAGCGAAATTAAATTTGTTTGGTTATAAACGCCAAACGATGGTGCAATCACCGGGTGAATATAGTGTGCGTGGTAGTATTGTTGATTTTTATCCATTAAATACAGAACACCCTGTACGACTCGATTTCTTTGATACCGAATTGGATTCTATTCGATTATTTAACAGTGAGACACAACAATCGATGGAAAATATTGATCGTATTAAATTAACTCCAATTAAAGATTTAATTTTTCCAATTGAAGAACAACAATCATTATTGCCGGAATTGCATAAGCAGTTAAATAAGAAGTTGACCACTATCAATGATGAGGGTATTAAACTAGCTGTAGAACGTGGCATGACAGAGCAATTAGCCTTGCTTGAACAAGGCGAACCCTTAAAGTATCCTGATGTCTATGTTACCTTACTAAAGTATAAGGACCATTCAATCATTGATTACGCGCAAGGTGAACTGTGTCTGGTTATGATTGAATTTGATAAAATTCAACAACAGGAACGTTTGTTAGCTGATGAAGATCAATTTTGGTTAGAACATGAAACCTCGCTAGGTCTACTTATGCCAGGAATGGATTTGCGACATCATGCGGTTGACCTGCTAAGAAATGCGCCTTTTCCAAAAATTTATATGTCAACCATTCAAAGAGGGTTTGCTTATATAACTTTTACAGAACTTTATCATTATCAATACCGTAGTATGAATCAGTTTTTCAACCAAATGCCTTTAGTAAAAACGGAAATCGATCATTGGTTAAGACAAGATAAAATTATTCAAGTCGTTGTACCGACACATCAACGGGCGACGAAAGTTCAACAATTATTTGAAGAAAATCAGATTCTGCATGTAACGATTCAATCAAATAATAAGCCAACGCTTGGCTATGTTAATATCATTGTTGGACAATTAACGAACGGCTTTGAATTACCGCTAGAAAAATGGGTCGTTTTAACTGAAAAAGAGCTATTTAATCAAATTAAGCGTAAAGCACCTAAACAACAAAAATTGACCAATGCGGAACGGATTAAGTCATATAGTGAACTTGAAGTTGGGGATTTTGTTGTACATGTCAACCATGGGATTGGTAAATATACGGGTATGGAAACCATGGAAATTAATGGGGTACATCGTGATTTGTTAGCGGTGGAATATCAGGATAATTCTCGTTTACTTATTCCGGTTGATCAAATTCATTTAATTCAAAAGTATGTCACGTCTGAATCAAGAACACCCAAATTGAATAAGCTAGGTGGCACCGAATGGGCAAAAACTAAACGTAAGGTAGCCAGTAAAATTGAAGATATTGCGGATGAATTGATTGAACTATATGCTAAACGTGAAAGTGAAAAAGGTTTTGCTTTTAGCGCAGACACGGCAGAACAAGTCGAATTTGAAAATGCTTTTGAATATGTTGAAACAGAAGATCAATTAAAGAGCACGGCCGAAATCAAAAAAGATATGGAAAAAGCACGACCAATGGACCGCCTTTTAGTCGGGGATGTTGGTTACGGAAAAACGGAAGTGGCTATGCGGGCGATTTTTAAAGCTGTTATGGATGGGAAACAAGTAGCCTTTTTAGTGCCAACAACGATTTTGGCTCAACAACATTACAATACAATTATTCAACGTTTTGCCGATTATCCATTTGAAATCGGCTTGTTGAGTCGCTTTGTTAGCCGAGCAAATCAAAATAAAACCATTGAGGATTTAGCTTCTGGCTTATGTAATATTGTCATTGGTACTCATCGCTTATTATCTAAAGATGTTGTTTTTCAAGATTTAGGTCTCTTGATTGTCGATGAAGAGCAACGGTTTGGTGTTAAACATAAGGAACGGTTAAAACAATTGAAACAAAGCGTGGATGTACTGACACTAACCGCAACACCAATTCCACGAACACTGCATATGTCGATGATTGGTGTGCGTGATTTATCCTTGATTGAGACGCCACCGAACAACCGTTATCCGGTACAAACATATGTGTTGGAACGAAATGAAGTGGCTATTAAATCAGCGATTGAAAGAGAAATGGCTAGAGGGGGACAAGTTTTTTACCTATATAATCGTGTGGCAACCATTGAACAACGGGCGATGGAATTGCATGACTTAGTCCCAGAAGCACGTATTGCCGTAGCTCATGGTCAGATGAATGAATTAGAGTTAGAAACTGTTTTAATGGAATTTATTCAAGGTAATTATGATGTGCTAGTCACAACAACAATCATCGAAACCGGTGTGGATATCCCGAATGCCAATACATTATTTATTGAAAATGCGGACCATATGGGCTTGTCAACTTTGTATCAGTTACGTGGTAGGGTTGGTAGAACGCATCGGATTGCTTTTGCTTATTTAATGTATGAACCTGACAAACAATTAAGTGAAGTGAGTGAAAAACGTTTGAAGTCTATTCGGGAATTTACCGAGCTAGGATCTGGATTTAAAATTGCGATGCGCGATCTATCTATTCGTGGCGCAGGTAATTTGCTTGGGAAACAACAGTCTGGTTTTATTGATTCCATTGGTTTTGACTTATACTCACAAATGTTGAAAGAAGCGGTCGATATTAAACGTGGCAATAAGCGCGTTGATCAAACCTATAAAGGACACCATTTGGAATGGGATGTCGCCTTTGATGCTTACTTACCATCGTTTTATATTGAAGATGAAAGACAAAAGATTGCTTTGTATAAATCCATTCAAAATATTGACTCCGTCGAGGCATACCGAGATATTCAAGAACAATTAATTGATCGGTTTGGTGAATTTCCTGACGAAGTTGCCAACTTATTAGAAGTGGCTTTAATTAGATATTATGCTCAAGAAGCAGGTATATCAATGATTAAACAACAAGGTGTTTGGGTTAAAGTAACCTTTACACCGGAAGCCAGTCAATTTTTCGTTGGTCCAAATGTCTATGAAGCCTTACAAGACATTCCAACTAAAGTAAAAGTGGATTGGGATAGTGAGCTTTTAACCGTGCAGTTTTTAATTCAGGGGAAAGCTGTCGACCAATGGCTAAATTATTTGAAAAAATTTGCTCAACAGGCCAATGAATTAATTAATCAGACAAAGGAAAGTGAGGTGAGCCCATGA
- a CDS encoding S1 domain-containing RNA-binding protein gives MSVEVGQKVQGKVTGITHFGAFVELPENKSGLIHISEISDNYVKDINDVLTMGQEIEVKVLSIAPDGKISLSLRKANESAENKSTPRGNREGTQSQANPNRKPKFEPKDNNFQQNKSFKSTNKPSNTDSYSKSKDAPKSDDFDSLMSSFLKDSEDRLSSLRRNTEGKRGGRGGRRN, from the coding sequence ATGTCAGTCGAAGTGGGACAAAAGGTTCAAGGTAAGGTTACAGGTATCACGCATTTTGGAGCATTTGTTGAGTTGCCTGAAAATAAATCTGGCTTAATTCATATTAGTGAAATATCAGATAATTACGTGAAAGATATTAATGATGTTTTGACAATGGGTCAAGAAATTGAAGTGAAAGTATTGTCAATTGCTCCAGATGGAAAAATTAGTTTAAGTTTAAGAAAAGCAAATGAATCAGCAGAAAATAAATCGACTCCTCGTGGAAATCGAGAAGGCACCCAATCACAAGCTAACCCAAATCGCAAACCTAAATTTGAACCTAAAGACAACAATTTCCAGCAAAACAAATCGTTTAAATCGACCAATAAACCTTCTAATACAGATAGCTATTCAAAAAGTAAAGATGCACCTAAAAGTGACGACTTTGATTCATTAATGAGCAGCTTCTTAAAGGATAGTGAGGACCGTTTATCATCTTTGCGTCGTAACACTGAAGGTAAACGAGGTGGCCGTGGCGGTCGTCGTAATTAA
- a CDS encoding RNA-binding S4 domain-containing protein — MRLDKYLKVSRLIKRRSVAKEVADQGRITINGKVAKSSSDVMEKDELTIRFGNRLLTVVVNELKDTTKKDEAENMYTILSEERLDLEN; from the coding sequence ATGAGATTAGATAAATACCTTAAAGTATCACGGCTCATTAAAAGACGGAGCGTTGCAAAAGAAGTCGCCGATCAAGGTCGTATTACGATTAATGGAAAAGTTGCTAAATCAAGTAGCGATGTAATGGAAAAAGATGAGTTAACGATTCGTTTTGGTAACCGCTTATTAACCGTAGTGGTTAATGAATTGAAGGATACAACCAAAAAAGACGAAGCAGAAAATATGTATACGATTTTATCGGAAGAGCGCTTAGATTTGGAGAATTAA
- a CDS encoding FtsB family cell division protein, whose protein sequence is MNNEFQGNYRKEQKVIHLNPSSHQKPINTDVKRSTHRFRGFSKALLYIGLLIVLSIFVVPLYQTYTQSQQVKSEYEQAVADNTQAAQRYQTVQDEFQLLQNPEYIAEIARRDYYYSKPNEIIFDLGENNQSPNSIFNESQPE, encoded by the coding sequence GTGAACAATGAATTCCAAGGTAACTATCGTAAAGAACAAAAAGTCATTCATTTAAATCCAAGTAGTCATCAAAAACCGATAAACACAGATGTGAAGCGATCAACTCACCGTTTTCGAGGATTTTCTAAAGCCTTGTTATATATTGGGTTGTTGATTGTTTTAAGTATATTCGTTGTACCTTTATATCAAACCTATACGCAATCACAGCAAGTCAAAAGTGAGTATGAACAAGCTGTTGCCGATAATACACAAGCTGCACAGCGTTATCAAACGGTTCAAGACGAGTTTCAATTACTCCAAAATCCTGAGTATATTGCAGAGATTGCTCGTCGCGATTATTATTATTCAAAACCAAACGAAATTATTTTTGATTTAGGTGAAAATAACCAGTCGCCTAATTCAATCTTTAATGAAAGTCAACCAGAGTAA
- the pth gene encoding aminoacyl-tRNA hydrolase, with product MKLIVGLGNPGEKYAGTRHNIGYTVVDRLMEKQQLSMTDQKFRGDYTTWHINQDRIYLLKPYTYMNLSGEAVLPFMTYFGIGMEDIIVIYDDLDLDVGKIRLRQTGSAGGHNGVKSIIDLLGSDKFNRIRIGIGRPQNGWKVVDHVLAPFGKDDQIAVDLAVDKAVDALTDWANGATFISLMNQYN from the coding sequence GTGAAATTAATCGTTGGGTTAGGTAATCCGGGTGAAAAGTACGCGGGCACAAGACATAATATTGGCTATACTGTTGTCGATCGCTTGATGGAAAAGCAACAATTAAGTATGACGGATCAAAAGTTTCGTGGCGATTATACCACTTGGCACATTAATCAGGATCGTATTTATCTATTAAAACCTTATACTTATATGAATTTATCTGGAGAAGCGGTTTTGCCCTTTATGACCTATTTTGGGATTGGTATGGAAGATATTATCGTCATTTATGATGATCTTGATTTAGATGTCGGGAAGATTCGTTTGCGGCAAACGGGCAGTGCGGGTGGCCATAACGGAGTAAAAAGTATTATTGATTTACTTGGTAGTGATAAATTTAATCGTATCCGCATTGGAATAGGACGGCCACAAAATGGCTGGAAAGTTGTTGACCATGTGTTAGCTCCTTTTGGGAAAGATGATCAAATAGCCGTTGATTTAGCAGTCGATAAAGCCGTTGATGCACTAACTGATTGGGCTAATGGAGCAACCTTTATTTCATTAATGAATCAATATAATTAG
- the tilS gene encoding tRNA lysidine(34) synthetase TilS, translating to MDMLIHQISNQLKQNPKWLLTDTVVLAVSGGVDSMVLLEILNQINTSIEGHNKQLVVAHFDHNVREDSYLDAQFVKQKAEELGLIYFVQRWENPSMSDFEANARQARYRFFAEVARSMDTNVIVTGHHLNDQIETVLMRLIRGASIRGIRGIQTDYQLPVKLMDEPKAINLYLIRPLLEITKEELYHYANKYQVPFHEDSTNSETAYFRNRVRNHIVPLLEKENPNVLKNIHGLITQSAISYQAHLHDFWEEELHWLSKPNRKEWQIHVPYLEQLNPAKRCVYLMIFCEELLIPDYPQLSNEVPFLLNQMVEREQNANYSIQLGGDWVAVREYDTLFIRQGTTDHAYENGKVMLQELNRWYPLGESAKLGFFQEDKVTESMYEEAEAFLTVELARDESLNFSVRHRKAGDIMRLGSSEQPFHKKINRIMIDNKLPKSQRPLQWLLLQNDEIIWLIPDTKSLLYSPQQTDTINYVFLFQSNFD from the coding sequence ATGGATATGTTAATACATCAAATTTCTAATCAATTAAAACAAAATCCTAAGTGGCTATTAACCGATACGGTCGTTTTAGCTGTATCTGGTGGCGTTGATTCGATGGTTTTGTTGGAAATATTAAATCAAATAAATACCTCAATTGAAGGGCATAACAAGCAATTAGTTGTTGCGCATTTTGATCATAACGTCAGAGAGGATAGTTATTTAGACGCTCAATTTGTCAAGCAGAAAGCAGAAGAATTAGGTTTGATTTACTTCGTACAACGCTGGGAGAATCCTTCAATGAGCGACTTTGAAGCGAATGCTCGGCAAGCACGTTATCGTTTTTTTGCTGAAGTTGCTCGTTCGATGGATACCAATGTCATTGTTACAGGACACCATTTGAATGATCAAATTGAAACAGTCTTAATGCGACTGATTCGTGGCGCCTCTATTCGAGGCATTCGTGGAATTCAAACAGATTATCAATTGCCGGTTAAGTTAATGGATGAACCCAAAGCGATTAATCTCTATTTGATTCGACCTCTCTTGGAAATAACAAAAGAAGAGCTATACCATTATGCCAATAAATATCAAGTACCATTCCATGAAGATTCCACAAATTCCGAGACCGCTTATTTCCGTAATAGAGTGCGAAATCATATTGTTCCACTTTTAGAAAAAGAGAATCCCAATGTTTTAAAAAATATCCATGGCTTAATTACACAATCGGCTATTAGTTATCAAGCGCATTTGCATGATTTTTGGGAAGAAGAACTCCATTGGCTTTCAAAGCCTAATCGAAAAGAATGGCAAATTCATGTGCCATACCTTGAACAGTTAAATCCAGCTAAGCGGTGTGTCTATTTGATGATCTTTTGTGAGGAGTTACTCATCCCAGATTACCCTCAATTAAGCAATGAAGTGCCATTTTTGTTAAATCAGATGGTTGAAAGAGAACAGAATGCCAATTATAGCATTCAACTCGGTGGCGATTGGGTAGCAGTTAGAGAATATGACACCCTATTTATTCGCCAGGGGACGACGGATCACGCCTATGAGAATGGTAAGGTGATGCTTCAAGAACTCAACCGATGGTATCCTTTAGGCGAATCAGCCAAATTGGGTTTTTTCCAAGAGGATAAGGTAACTGAAAGTATGTATGAAGAGGCTGAGGCCTTTTTGACAGTTGAATTGGCTCGCGATGAATCGCTCAATTTCTCTGTACGCCATCGAAAAGCGGGAGATATCATGCGGTTAGGTTCGTCAGAACAACCGTTTCATAAAAAAATCAATCGCATTATGATTGATAACAAATTGCCGAAAAGTCAACGACCATTACAATGGCTGTTGTTACAAAACGATGAAATAATTTGGTTAATACCTGATACAAAATCGTTATTGTATAGCCCTCAACAAACTGATACAATAAATTATGTATTTTTATTCCAATCAAATTTTGATTAA
- a CDS encoding Veg family protein: protein MPKDLVEIKTYLDDKVGQEIVVTVQMGRKKRKERRGILEETYRSVFVVALDQDENSFDRASYSYRDILTNAIELQFI from the coding sequence ATGCCAAAAGATTTGGTTGAAATTAAAACTTATCTAGATGATAAAGTTGGTCAAGAAATCGTGGTTACTGTTCAAATGGGTCGCAAAAAGAGAAAAGAAAGACGGGGTATTTTAGAAGAGACATACCGCTCAGTTTTTGTTGTCGCACTAGATCAAGATGAGAATTCATTTGATCGTGCTTCTTATAGTTATCGTGATATTTTAACAAACGCTATCGAATTGCAATTTATCTAA
- the rsmA gene encoding 16S rRNA (adenine(1518)-N(6)/adenine(1519)-N(6))-dimethyltransferase RsmA, with the protein MNEFRPIANPTRTAEIMKQYDIKMKKSLGQNFLVEPQILSKMVDVSQINEWTTVIEIGPGIGALTEFLARKAKRVLAFEIDQRFVEILASTLQDYDNVEVFHQDILKVEWDAEPFVSLKDEEELVVVANLPYYITTPIIMNLIESQLPFKRLVMLMQKEVAERMTAAVGTKAYNSLTIAINYQMDAKMAFIVPKNVFIPKPNVDSAVLILERREQPRVKVDDSLAFQEFVQAAFTQRRKTIWNNLRHYYINSGEEDQLAKWFEAAQIDPQRRSETLSIEEFATLYNEITV; encoded by the coding sequence GTGAATGAATTTAGACCGATTGCCAATCCAACACGAACGGCAGAAATAATGAAGCAGTACGATATTAAAATGAAAAAGAGTTTAGGTCAAAATTTCCTTGTTGAACCGCAAATTTTAAGTAAAATGGTGGATGTTAGCCAAATAAATGAATGGACAACCGTTATTGAAATTGGTCCAGGTATTGGTGCGTTAACCGAATTTTTAGCTAGAAAAGCCAAACGCGTGCTAGCTTTCGAAATTGATCAACGCTTTGTTGAAATTTTAGCATCAACCTTACAGGACTACGATAATGTAGAGGTGTTTCATCAGGATATTTTAAAAGTGGAGTGGGACGCCGAACCATTTGTTAGCTTAAAAGATGAGGAAGAACTGGTTGTGGTTGCCAATTTGCCTTACTATATTACGACGCCGATTATTATGAATTTGATTGAAAGTCAGCTTCCGTTTAAAAGATTGGTTATGTTAATGCAAAAAGAAGTGGCTGAACGTATGACAGCCGCTGTAGGCACCAAAGCGTATAATTCACTGACAATTGCGATTAACTATCAAATGGACGCGAAAATGGCCTTTATCGTTCCCAAAAACGTCTTTATTCCTAAACCGAATGTTGATTCTGCGGTTTTAATTTTGGAAAGAAGAGAACAACCACGTGTCAAAGTAGATGATAGTCTAGCCTTTCAAGAATTTGTCCAAGCAGCTTTTACGCAAAGACGTAAAACGATTTGGAATAATTTGCGTCATTATTATATCAATTCGGGGGAGGAAGACCAACTCGCTAAGTGGTTTGAAGCTGCCCAAATTGATCCGCAAAGACGCTCAGAAACCCTTTCGATAGAAGAATTTGCCACTTTATATAACGAAATCACCGTGTAA